From a region of the Odontesthes bonariensis isolate fOdoBon6 chromosome 4, fOdoBon6.hap1, whole genome shotgun sequence genome:
- the tppp2 gene encoding tubulin polymerization-promoting protein family member 2, with translation MAEGSVSVAQVESSFQKFAVHGDTKATGKEMNGKNFSKLCKDCRINDGKNVTTTDVDIVFSKVKAKTARVITFEQFNQALTELAPKRFKGKSKEEALQQLYGLIVGKEPANVGVTKVAKAAAVDRLTDTSKYTGSHKERFDDSGKGKGKGGREDIPDTSGYVTAYKGSGTYDDKVKDA, from the exons ATGGCCGAGGGTTCAGTGTCTGTCGCACAGGTCGAAAGCTCCTTCCAGAAGTTCGCTGTCCACGGGGACACGAAAGCCACAGGGAAGGAGATGAACGGCAAGAACTTTTCGAAGCTCTGCAAAGACTGCCGCATCAATGATGGCAAGAATGTCACCACCACAGATGTTGACATAGTTTTCAGCAAAGTCAA GGCAAAGACAGCTCGTGTGATCACGTTTGAGCAGTTCAACCAGGCCCTGACTGAGTTGGCTCCTAAGCGTTTTAAAGGCAAGAGCAAAGAGGAGGCACTTCAGCAGCTCTATGGACTCATTGTTGGGAAGGAACCTGCCAATGTTGGGGTCACT AAAGTGGCAAAGGCAGCAGCGGTGGACAGACTGACTGATACTTCCAAGTACACCGGTTCCCACAAGGAGCGGTTTGATGATTCAGGCAAAGGAAAGGGAAAGGGTGGGCGCGAGGACATCCCAGACACCAGTGGCTATGTGACAGCATACAAGGGCAGTGGCACTTACGATGACAAAGTTAAAGATGCATGA